A single genomic interval of Mycolicibacterium sp. MU0053 harbors:
- a CDS encoding P1 family peptidase: protein MAAGSITDVAGILVGHHQRIDPDATLGSGWACGSTVVLTPPGTVGAVDVRGGAPGSRETDLLDPANSIRYVDAVVLTGGSAYGLAAADGVMTWLEQNDRGVAMDGGLVPIVPAAVIFDLPVGGWDCRPNADFGYRAVAAATTDRTMGNVGAGVGARAGVLKGGLGSASVTLDNGVTVGAIVVVNCAGNILDPRTGLPWMAHLIEEFGLHPPAAAEIAAFAALDRESSPLNTTIAVVATDAVLSPAACQRLAIAAHDGLAHTIKPAHTPIDGDTVFALATGAVEVPPEADIPASMSPETKLVAALGAAAADVLGQAVLAGVLAAESLAGIPTYRDLLPTAFGRGDSG, encoded by the coding sequence ATGGCGGCCGGATCGATCACCGACGTCGCGGGCATTCTGGTCGGACACCACCAGCGGATCGATCCGGACGCGACGCTCGGATCGGGATGGGCCTGCGGGAGCACCGTGGTCCTCACCCCGCCGGGCACCGTCGGGGCGGTGGACGTGCGCGGTGGCGCCCCGGGGTCGCGCGAGACCGATCTGCTGGACCCGGCGAACAGCATTCGCTACGTCGATGCCGTGGTCCTCACCGGCGGCAGCGCTTACGGTCTGGCCGCCGCCGACGGCGTGATGACCTGGCTCGAGCAGAACGATCGCGGCGTGGCGATGGACGGCGGCCTGGTGCCCATCGTGCCCGCCGCGGTGATCTTCGATCTGCCGGTCGGCGGCTGGGATTGCCGACCGAACGCCGACTTCGGCTACCGGGCGGTCGCCGCCGCAACCACCGACCGCACCATGGGCAACGTCGGAGCGGGCGTGGGCGCGCGCGCCGGCGTGCTCAAGGGCGGGCTGGGCAGCGCGTCGGTGACGCTGGACAACGGTGTCACCGTGGGCGCGATCGTCGTGGTGAACTGCGCCGGAAACATCCTCGATCCCCGCACCGGGTTGCCGTGGATGGCACACCTGATCGAGGAGTTCGGGCTGCATCCGCCGGCGGCGGCCGAAATCGCGGCGTTCGCGGCACTGGACCGCGAGAGCAGTCCGCTGAACACCACGATCGCCGTCGTGGCCACCGACGCTGTGCTGAGTCCGGCGGCCTGCCAACGGTTGGCCATCGCAGCCCACGACGGGCTGGCGCACACGATCAAACCGGCGCACACCCCGATCGACGGCGACACCGTCTTTGCGCTGGCGACCGGGGCGGTGGAAGTGCCGCCGGAGGCGGACATCCCCGCGTCGATGTCGCCGGAGACCAAACTGGTGGCGGCCCTCGGCGCCGCGGCAGCCGACGTGCTGGGGCAGGCCGTGCTGGCCGGGGTGTTGGCCGCGGAATCGCTGGCCGGCATCCCGACCTACCGGGACCTGCTGCCCACCGCCTTCGGACGCGGCGATAGTGGGTAG
- a CDS encoding DUF2017 domain-containing protein, translating into MRKWKRIDTPAGPRFRSALAAHEAALLRNLVASIVGMLDERESAAPTDELEQITGMRTGNAAPPEDATMNRLLPNFFRPHNDHPAGSAAAESLNGALRSLHEPEIINAKREAAQCILSTCPTDGSRFELTEDEANAWIAAVNDVRLALGTMLEIGADGPDRLPDDHPLSGHLDVYQWLTVLQEYLVLALMGQS; encoded by the coding sequence GTGCGTAAGTGGAAGCGGATCGACACCCCCGCGGGTCCGCGGTTCCGCTCCGCTCTGGCCGCGCATGAGGCGGCGCTGCTGCGGAATTTGGTGGCCTCGATCGTCGGCATGCTCGATGAGCGGGAGTCCGCGGCGCCCACCGATGAACTCGAGCAGATCACCGGGATGCGCACCGGCAACGCCGCGCCCCCGGAGGACGCCACCATGAACCGGTTGCTGCCGAACTTCTTCCGTCCGCACAACGACCATCCGGCGGGGTCGGCGGCCGCCGAGAGCCTCAACGGGGCGCTGCGCAGCCTGCACGAACCGGAAATCATCAACGCCAAACGTGAAGCGGCGCAATGTATTTTGTCAACGTGTCCCACTGACGGCAGCCGTTTCGAGCTGACCGAGGACGAGGCGAACGCCTGGATCGCCGCGGTCAACGACGTTCGTCTTGCCCTGGGCACCATGTTGGAGATCGGTGCCGACGGCCCCGATCGGCTGCCCGACGACCATCCGCTGTCCGGCCATCTCGACGTGTATCAGTGGCTCACCGTCTTGCAGGAGTATCTGGTGTTGGCACTGATGGGACAAAGTTGA
- the clpS gene encoding ATP-dependent Clp protease adapter ClpS, which yields MAASAPTKPGSVGQRQDDTVESTQRPWVTIVWDDPVNLMNYVTYILQKLFGYSEPHATKLMLQVHNEGKAVVSSGTRESMEVDVTKLHAAGLWATMQQDR from the coding sequence ATGGCTGCGTCAGCACCGACTAAGCCGGGGTCGGTAGGTCAACGGCAGGACGACACCGTCGAATCGACCCAGCGGCCCTGGGTGACGATCGTGTGGGACGACCCGGTGAACTTGATGAACTACGTCACCTACATCCTGCAGAAGCTGTTCGGCTACTCCGAACCCCACGCCACGAAGCTCATGCTGCAGGTCCACAACGAGGGTAAGGCGGTGGTCTCGTCGGGCACCCGGGAGTCCATGGAAGTCGACGTCACGAAGCTGCATGCGGCAGGCCTGTGGGCCACCATGCAGCAGGACCGCTGA
- a CDS encoding neutral zinc metallopeptidase, with the protein MPRLGLVGAVMGATLLLAACSTTVQGAPVSVFADPFKVAGMQAVDGPTGLREGIERNGRKVQQSDGGAIDAIGGQAIADIEEFWADAYGTAFPGRTFRPVDALLSWDAADYAGDFCGGDTYGFVNAAFCPIDNTIGWDRGVLLPALQQAHGDMAITMVLTHEYGHSIQKQARITKRGTSTLVAEQQADCYAGAYMRWVAEDHSDRFTLSTGDGLNTLLAGMITFRDPLLSADDFVDPDGIDEHGSAFERISAFQFGFTDGVAACRSIDAKEIAQRRGDLPVALQQGETGEWAVSEESVRSFIDALNMKFDPTPPPQLRFGAEAPACPDARPSPPASYCPGTNTITVDLDGLAEMGSGAEEFGPAAPLSGDNSAYSVLVSRYMLALQQAHGGLALDTAEAALRTACLTGVATTILTQRVRTPDGDTIALTAGDLDEAVAGLLSNGLAASDVNGESVPSGFSRIDAFRTGVLGDQDRCLKRFP; encoded by the coding sequence ATGCCGAGGCTGGGCCTGGTGGGTGCGGTCATGGGCGCAACGCTGCTGCTCGCGGCGTGCTCGACGACCGTTCAGGGCGCACCGGTGTCGGTGTTCGCCGATCCGTTCAAGGTCGCCGGCATGCAGGCCGTAGACGGGCCCACGGGTCTGCGTGAGGGCATCGAGCGCAATGGCCGCAAGGTGCAGCAATCCGACGGCGGCGCCATCGACGCGATCGGCGGCCAGGCCATCGCCGACATCGAGGAGTTCTGGGCGGACGCCTACGGAACCGCGTTCCCGGGGCGTACTTTTCGTCCCGTCGACGCGTTGCTGTCATGGGACGCGGCGGACTACGCGGGCGACTTCTGTGGCGGCGACACCTACGGCTTCGTCAACGCGGCCTTCTGCCCGATCGACAACACCATCGGCTGGGACCGCGGGGTGTTGCTACCCGCGCTGCAGCAGGCCCACGGCGATATGGCGATCACCATGGTGCTCACACACGAATACGGGCACTCGATCCAAAAGCAGGCCCGGATCACCAAGCGCGGCACCTCGACGTTGGTGGCCGAGCAGCAGGCGGACTGTTACGCCGGGGCCTACATGCGCTGGGTCGCCGAAGACCATTCCGATCGCTTCACGCTGAGCACGGGTGACGGGCTGAACACTCTGCTCGCCGGGATGATCACGTTTCGCGATCCGCTGCTGTCCGCGGACGACTTCGTCGACCCCGACGGCATCGACGAACACGGCTCGGCGTTCGAACGAATTTCGGCGTTCCAGTTCGGTTTCACCGACGGGGTCGCGGCGTGTCGGTCCATCGATGCCAAGGAGATCGCGCAGCGCCGTGGGGATCTACCGGTGGCGTTGCAGCAGGGTGAGACCGGCGAGTGGGCCGTGTCCGAGGAGTCGGTGCGCTCGTTCATCGACGCGTTGAACATGAAGTTCGACCCGACTCCGCCACCGCAGCTGCGCTTCGGCGCCGAAGCGCCCGCGTGCCCGGACGCCCGGCCCAGCCCGCCGGCGTCGTATTGCCCGGGCACCAACACCATCACCGTCGACCTGGACGGTCTCGCCGAGATGGGCTCCGGTGCTGAGGAATTCGGCCCAGCGGCGCCGTTGTCGGGCGACAACTCGGCGTACTCGGTGCTGGTCTCGCGCTACATGCTGGCCCTGCAGCAGGCGCACGGCGGATTGGCGCTCGACACCGCTGAAGCCGCGCTGCGCACCGCCTGCCTCACCGGGGTGGCCACCACGATCCTGACGCAGCGGGTCCGCACCCCCGACGGCGACACGATCGCGCTGACCGCCGGCGATCTCGACGAGGCGGTGGCCGGCCTGCTCAGCAACGGCCTGGCCGCCAGCGATGTCAACGGCGAATCGGTGCCCTCCGGGTTCTCCCGGATCGACGCCTTCCGCACCGGTGTGCTCGGCGATCAGGACCGCTGCCTCAAGCGCTTCCCCTGA
- the murI gene encoding glutamate racemase, with protein sequence MSGAVVNPLAPVGVFDSGVGGLTVARAIIDQLPDEDMIYVGDTGNGPYGPLPLAQVRSHALAVMDDLVDRGVKALVIACNTASSACLRDARERYDVPVVEVILPAVRRAVATTRNGRIGVIGTQATVTSRAYQDAFAAARDTEITAVACPRFVDFVERGVTSGRQVLGLAEGYLEPLQRAGVDTLVLGCTHYPLLSGLIQLAMGDNVTLVSSAEETAKDLLRVLTEKDLLHPHSETGSTVTRVFEATGDPEAFTALAARFLGPVITGVAPVRRHVGSPP encoded by the coding sequence ATGAGCGGGGCCGTCGTGAATCCGTTGGCGCCGGTCGGGGTCTTCGACTCCGGCGTGGGCGGGCTGACGGTCGCGCGAGCAATCATCGACCAGTTGCCTGACGAGGACATGATCTACGTCGGCGACACCGGCAACGGGCCCTATGGTCCGCTGCCGCTGGCGCAGGTCCGCTCGCATGCGCTGGCCGTGATGGACGACCTGGTGGACCGCGGCGTGAAGGCCTTGGTGATTGCCTGCAACACGGCGTCCTCGGCCTGTCTGCGCGATGCCCGGGAACGCTACGACGTGCCCGTCGTCGAGGTCATCCTGCCGGCGGTGCGGCGGGCGGTCGCCACGACCCGCAACGGCCGCATCGGGGTGATCGGGACGCAGGCGACCGTCACCTCCCGGGCCTACCAGGACGCGTTCGCCGCGGCCCGGGACACCGAGATCACCGCGGTGGCCTGCCCGCGGTTCGTCGACTTCGTGGAGCGCGGCGTGACCAGCGGCCGTCAGGTGCTCGGGCTGGCCGAGGGCTATCTGGAACCGCTGCAACGCGCCGGCGTGGACACCTTGGTGTTGGGCTGCACGCATTACCCGCTGCTGTCGGGGCTGATACAGCTGGCGATGGGGGACAACGTGACGTTGGTGTCCAGTGCCGAGGAGACCGCGAAGGACCTGCTGCGGGTGCTCACCGAGAAGGACCTGCTGCATCCGCACTCGGAGACGGGGTCCACGGTCACGAGGGTGTTCGAGGCGACCGGCGATCCCGAGGCGTTCACCGCGCTCGCGGCCCGGTTCCTGGGTCCCGTCATCACGGGTGTCGCGCCGGTTCGCCGGCACGTCGGCAGCCCGCCGTGA
- a CDS encoding nicotinate phosphoribosyltransferase codes for MTVAMLTDKYELTMLSAALRDGTATRRTSFELFARRLPHGRRYGIVAGTGRFLEALQQFRFDDAALATVSKFCDPTTLDFLQDFTFTGDVDGYAEGELYFPNSPVLTVHGTFAECVLLETLSLSIFNHDTAIASAAARMVSAAAGRGLIEMGSRRTHERAAVAAARAAYLAGFAGTSNLEAGRSYGVPALGTSAHAFTMLYTGAEGPDELAAFRAQVAALGVGTTLLVDTYDVTAGIANAITAAGPGLGAVRIDSGDLGVLARQARRQLDDLGATDTRIVVSGDLDEFAIAALRAEPVDSYGVGTSLVTGSGAPTANMVYKLVEVDGRPVTKRSSNKASAGGAKQAARLAKPSGTITEEVVFPAGRPPQDAVDARPLTIPLVRAGSTVHASDLAAARKLVTAGLTSLPWEGLKLSDGDPAIPTRVVAP; via the coding sequence GTGACGGTGGCGATGCTGACCGACAAATATGAACTGACGATGCTGTCCGCCGCACTGCGCGACGGCACCGCAACGCGGCGCACCAGCTTCGAGTTGTTCGCGCGCCGACTGCCGCACGGTCGGCGCTACGGCATTGTCGCGGGCACCGGCCGCTTCCTGGAAGCGCTGCAACAATTCAGGTTTGACGATGCGGCGCTGGCGACGGTATCGAAGTTCTGCGATCCGACGACGCTGGATTTCCTGCAGGACTTCACCTTCACCGGCGATGTCGACGGATACGCCGAAGGCGAGCTGTACTTCCCCAACTCCCCCGTGCTGACGGTGCACGGAACCTTCGCCGAATGTGTCCTGCTGGAGACGCTTTCGCTGTCGATCTTCAACCACGACACCGCGATCGCCTCGGCCGCCGCCCGCATGGTGAGCGCGGCGGCCGGTCGCGGGCTGATCGAGATGGGCTCGCGGCGCACCCATGAGCGCGCGGCGGTGGCCGCGGCCCGCGCGGCCTACCTTGCCGGGTTCGCCGGCACCTCCAACCTCGAGGCCGGCCGCAGCTACGGCGTGCCCGCCCTGGGTACCAGCGCGCACGCGTTCACGATGCTCTACACCGGCGCCGAGGGCCCGGACGAACTTGCGGCCTTCCGCGCGCAGGTCGCCGCGCTGGGCGTCGGCACCACGCTGCTGGTGGACACCTACGACGTCACCGCCGGTATCGCCAATGCGATCACCGCGGCGGGCCCGGGTCTCGGTGCGGTGCGTATCGACTCGGGCGACCTCGGCGTGCTGGCCCGCCAGGCCCGTCGGCAACTCGACGACCTGGGCGCGACCGACACCCGCATCGTGGTGTCCGGCGACCTCGACGAGTTCGCGATCGCCGCACTGCGTGCCGAACCCGTCGATAGCTACGGCGTGGGCACGTCGCTGGTCACCGGTTCCGGAGCGCCCACGGCCAACATGGTCTACAAACTTGTCGAGGTCGACGGGCGCCCGGTGACCAAGCGCAGCAGCAACAAGGCCTCCGCCGGCGGGGCCAAACAAGCCGCTCGGCTGGCCAAACCGTCGGGCACCATCACCGAAGAGGTGGTGTTCCCGGCGGGTCGGCCACCCCAGGACGCGGTCGACGCGCGACCGCTGACCATCCCCCTGGTGCGCGCGGGCTCGACGGTCCATGCGAGCGATCTGGCCGCCGCGCGCAAGCTGGTGACCGCCGGCCTCACCAGCCTGCCCTGGGAGGGCCTGAAGCTCTCCGATGGCGACCCGGCGATTCCCACCCGCGTCGTCGCGCCATGA
- a CDS encoding ATP-dependent DNA helicase has protein sequence MTVGEPEQAGTVELLAEAVAALGGSERTGQIEMAQAVARAFATGEHLAVQAGTGTGKSLAYLVPALAAAVSADRHESQGTVIVSTATIALQRQLVDRDLPRLAEALTAKLPRKPRFALLKGRGNYLCLNKIHGGGTESEADAAQDELFEPFAASALGREVQRLTAWSSETDTGDRDELKPGVSERAWSQVSVSARECIGVARCPYGTDCFSEKARGTAGLADVVVTNHALLSIDAIGDAAVLPEHDLLIIDEAHELVDRVTAVATGELTAATLGVAHRRSTKLIGPELSTRLEAATATFTAAIHDAEPGRIDHLDDELATYLTALRDAAHAARAAINPTPGDPQAAAARAEAVTSLSDVADTATRIIDSFGPPLTDRIDVVWLDHEDNRGSVRPVLRVAPLSVAGLLRARLFATTTTVLTSATLTVGGTFDSMAAAWGLTRAPSQDPDNTPAPTVPQWRGIDVGSPFEHHKAGILYVAKKLPPPGRDGTGTAEQLTEIEDLITAIGGRTLGLFSSMRAARAAAEAMRERLSTPVLCQGEESTSTLIEQFAADEATSLFGTLSLWQGVDVPGPSLSLVLIDRIPFPRPDDPLLTARQRSIAARGGNGFMAVSASHAALLLAQGTGRLLRRADDRGVIAVLDSRMATARYAGYLRASLPPFWSTTDPAAVRQALTRLRTTLDGK, from the coding sequence ATGACCGTGGGTGAACCCGAACAGGCCGGCACGGTGGAACTGCTCGCCGAGGCCGTCGCCGCGCTCGGCGGAAGCGAACGCACCGGTCAGATCGAAATGGCCCAGGCGGTGGCGCGCGCCTTCGCCACCGGCGAGCATCTGGCGGTGCAGGCCGGCACCGGAACCGGGAAGTCGCTGGCCTACCTGGTCCCCGCGCTGGCCGCGGCGGTCTCGGCCGACCGCCACGAGTCCCAGGGCACCGTGATCGTCTCCACCGCCACCATCGCCCTACAACGTCAACTCGTGGACCGCGACCTGCCCCGGCTGGCCGAGGCGTTGACCGCCAAGCTGCCTCGCAAACCTCGCTTCGCGCTGCTCAAGGGGCGGGGAAACTACCTGTGCCTGAACAAGATCCACGGTGGCGGCACCGAGTCGGAGGCCGACGCCGCACAGGACGAGCTGTTCGAACCGTTCGCGGCCTCCGCGCTCGGGCGCGAGGTGCAACGGCTCACGGCGTGGTCGTCCGAAACCGACACCGGTGACCGCGACGAGCTCAAGCCCGGTGTCAGCGAGCGCGCCTGGTCCCAGGTCAGCGTGTCGGCCCGCGAATGCATCGGCGTGGCACGCTGTCCGTACGGCACCGACTGTTTCTCCGAGAAGGCCCGCGGCACCGCCGGTTTGGCCGATGTCGTGGTCACCAACCACGCTTTACTGTCCATCGATGCCATCGGCGATGCCGCCGTGCTGCCCGAGCACGACCTGCTGATCATCGACGAGGCCCACGAGTTGGTGGACCGGGTCACCGCGGTGGCCACCGGCGAACTGACCGCCGCGACCCTCGGGGTCGCGCACCGCCGCAGCACCAAGCTGATCGGGCCGGAGCTGTCGACCCGACTCGAGGCCGCCACCGCGACCTTCACCGCCGCGATCCACGACGCCGAGCCCGGCCGCATCGACCACCTCGACGACGAACTGGCGACCTATCTGACGGCGCTGCGCGATGCTGCACACGCCGCACGCGCGGCCATCAACCCGACCCCGGGAGATCCTCAAGCCGCCGCGGCCCGGGCCGAGGCCGTCACCTCGTTGAGCGATGTCGCCGACACCGCCACCCGGATCATCGATTCGTTCGGTCCGCCGCTGACCGACCGGATCGATGTGGTGTGGCTCGATCACGAGGACAACCGCGGGTCGGTCCGACCGGTGCTGCGGGTCGCGCCGCTGTCGGTGGCCGGCCTGCTGCGAGCCCGGCTATTCGCCACCACCACAACGGTATTGACCTCGGCAACGCTGACCGTCGGCGGCACCTTCGATTCGATGGCCGCCGCCTGGGGCCTGACCCGGGCGCCGAGCCAGGATCCCGACAACACCCCGGCGCCCACCGTGCCCCAATGGCGCGGGATCGACGTCGGGTCCCCGTTCGAGCACCACAAGGCCGGCATCCTTTACGTCGCGAAGAAGCTGCCACCACCGGGGCGCGACGGCACCGGCACCGCAGAACAGCTCACCGAGATCGAAGACCTGATCACCGCCATCGGCGGTCGCACTCTGGGCCTGTTCTCCTCGATGCGCGCGGCCCGCGCGGCGGCCGAGGCCATGCGCGAGCGGTTGAGCACCCCCGTGCTGTGTCAGGGCGAGGAGTCGACCTCGACACTGATCGAACAGTTCGCCGCCGATGAGGCCACCTCGCTGTTCGGCACGCTGTCGCTGTGGCAGGGCGTGGACGTGCCGGGCCCGTCACTGTCGCTGGTACTCATCGACCGGATCCCGTTTCCGCGGCCGGACGACCCGCTGTTGACGGCACGTCAACGCTCGATCGCGGCGCGGGGCGGCAACGGCTTCATGGCGGTCTCGGCCTCCCACGCGGCGCTGCTGCTGGCACAGGGCACGGGGCGATTGCTGCGCCGGGCCGATGACCGCGGAGTGATCGCGGTGCTGGACTCGAGGATGGCCACGGCCCGCTACGCCGGATATCTGCGGGCGTCGTTGCCACCGTTCTGGTCGACCACCGACCCCGCCGCGGTGCGGCAGGCGCTGACGCGACTGCGGACGACGCTGGACGGCAAGTGA
- a CDS encoding rhomboid family intramembrane serine protease yields MTAQPGAAPRKQPAWKVGGATILTFVALLYVIELLDQLFGHRLDRNGIRPLETDGLWGIVFAPLLHANWGHLLANTVPALVLGFLMTLAGLSRFIWATAIIWVLGGFGTWLIGNMGGCAGLPTVHIGASGLIFGWLAFLLIFGWFTRNGWEIGIGIAVLIFYGGLLWGAVPVLDRCGGVSWQGHLCGAIAGVVAAYLLSGPERNARQQRKLNKTRPPYLTS; encoded by the coding sequence ATGACCGCACAGCCGGGCGCCGCACCGCGCAAGCAACCGGCCTGGAAAGTCGGCGGCGCCACCATCCTCACCTTCGTGGCGTTGCTGTATGTGATCGAGCTGCTCGACCAGCTGTTCGGGCATCGTCTCGATCGGAACGGCATTCGGCCGCTGGAAACCGACGGGCTGTGGGGCATCGTCTTCGCGCCGCTGCTGCACGCCAACTGGGGGCACCTGCTCGCCAACACCGTGCCCGCGCTGGTGCTCGGCTTCCTGATGACGCTCGCGGGCCTGAGCCGCTTCATCTGGGCCACCGCGATCATCTGGGTACTCGGCGGATTCGGCACCTGGTTGATCGGCAACATGGGCGGTTGTGCGGGACTGCCCACGGTCCACATCGGTGCGTCCGGGCTGATCTTCGGCTGGCTGGCGTTCCTGTTGATCTTCGGCTGGTTCACCCGCAACGGCTGGGAGATCGGGATCGGCATCGCGGTACTGATCTTCTACGGCGGCCTGCTGTGGGGTGCGGTGCCGGTGCTGGATCGCTGCGGCGGAGTGTCCTGGCAGGGCCATCTGTGCGGTGCGATCGCCGGCGTGGTCGCGGCGTATCTGCTGTCGGGCCCGGAGCGCAACGCGCGCCAACAGCGCAAACTGAACAAGACCCGGCCGCCGTACCTGACGTCATGA
- a CDS encoding cyclic nucleotide-degrading phosphodiesterase yields MAVRITVLGCSGSVSGPDSPASGYLLTAPDTPPLVIDFGGGVLGALQRYADPGDVTVLLSHLHADHCLDLPGLFVWRRYHPNPPPGKGELYGPGDTWSRLAAASSPEGGELDDFTDIFDIRHWADGQSVRLGSLNVVPRLVSHPTESYGMRFTDPSGAVLVYSGDTGICDSVVELARDADVFLCEASWTHAPDNRPPHVHLSGTEAGQIAAKANVSELLLTHIPPWTSREDVISEAKAEFDGPVRAVAPGETFDVRRTR; encoded by the coding sequence ATGGCTGTGCGCATCACCGTCCTGGGCTGCTCTGGCAGTGTCAGCGGTCCGGATTCGCCCGCCTCGGGTTACCTGCTGACCGCGCCGGACACGCCGCCGCTGGTCATCGACTTCGGCGGCGGGGTGTTGGGTGCGCTGCAGCGGTACGCCGACCCCGGCGACGTGACCGTGTTGCTCAGCCATCTGCACGCCGACCACTGCCTCGATTTGCCGGGGCTGTTCGTATGGCGGCGGTATCACCCCAACCCGCCGCCGGGTAAGGGGGAGTTGTACGGCCCCGGCGACACGTGGTCACGGTTGGCCGCCGCGAGTTCCCCCGAGGGTGGCGAACTCGATGACTTCACCGACATCTTCGACATCCGGCACTGGGCCGACGGGCAATCGGTTCGGCTCGGCAGCCTCAATGTCGTGCCGCGGCTGGTGTCGCACCCCACCGAGTCCTACGGCATGCGCTTCACCGACCCCTCCGGAGCGGTGCTGGTCTACAGCGGCGACACCGGGATCTGCGACTCCGTGGTCGAGTTGGCCCGCGACGCCGATGTGTTCCTCTGCGAGGCCTCGTGGACCCACGCACCCGACAACCGGCCCCCGCACGTTCATCTGTCCGGCACCGAGGCGGGGCAGATCGCGGCCAAGGCCAACGTCTCGGAGTTGCTGCTGACGCACATCCCGCCATGGACATCGCGGGAGGACGTGATCAGTGAGGCCAAGGCCGAGTTCGACGGCCCGGTTCGCGCCGTGGCGCCCGGCGAGACGTTCGACGTCCGCCGCACGCGGTGA
- the rph gene encoding ribonuclease PH: MSPREDGRSDDELRPVTITRGFTSHPAGSVLVEFGQTRVMCTASVTEGVPRWRKGSGLGWLTAEYAMLPAATHSRSDRESVKGRLGGRTQEISRLVGRSLRACIDLRALGENTIALDCDVLQADGGTRTAAITGAYVALADAVTYLGAAGKLSDPRPLSCAIAAVSVGVVDGRVRVDLPYEEDARAEVDMNVVATDTGTLVEIQGTGEGATFPRSTLDKMLDLAMASCEKLFAVQATALAAPYPGELPEGPAPKKAFGS; this comes from the coding sequence GTGTCTCCTCGTGAAGACGGTCGCTCCGATGACGAGCTGCGACCGGTAACTATCACCCGCGGCTTCACCTCCCATCCGGCCGGTTCGGTGCTGGTCGAATTCGGCCAGACCCGGGTCATGTGCACGGCCTCGGTCACCGAGGGCGTGCCGCGCTGGCGGAAGGGTTCCGGATTGGGCTGGCTGACCGCCGAATACGCGATGCTTCCCGCGGCCACCCACAGCCGCTCGGACCGTGAGTCGGTCAAGGGCCGGCTCGGCGGCCGCACGCAGGAGATCAGCCGTCTGGTGGGGCGCTCGCTGCGGGCCTGCATCGATCTGCGGGCGCTGGGGGAGAACACCATCGCCCTCGACTGCGATGTGCTGCAGGCCGACGGTGGCACCCGCACCGCCGCCATCACCGGCGCCTACGTCGCCCTGGCCGATGCCGTCACCTATCTGGGGGCGGCCGGGAAGCTGTCGGATCCGCGACCGCTGTCGTGTGCGATCGCCGCGGTCAGCGTCGGCGTCGTCGACGGCCGGGTGCGCGTCGACCTGCCCTACGAGGAGGACGCGCGCGCCGAGGTGGACATGAACGTCGTGGCCACCGACACCGGCACCTTGGTCGAAATCCAGGGCACCGGGGAGGGCGCGACGTTCCCACGGTCCACGCTGGACAAGATGCTCGACCTCGCGATGGCCTCCTGCGAGAAGCTGTTCGCGGTCCAGGCGACGGCCCTGGCGGCGCCGTATCCGGGCGAGCTGCCCGAGGGCCCGGCGCCGAAGAAGGCGTTCGGAAGCTAG
- a CDS encoding MspA family porin, whose translation MIVGRRFAAVAAGLLLVWTAPVAGADPEPAPEPVDAVAAAAPADPGADPAAVPVDPGAPPPVDEAVIESAPPATSESPDGWTLTVGAKDETLRAVPPLTTALSSRSYEVAGVFNGSATGPGGEGEPPEGVLEVGYHIGCGIDMSTSNGVTLTGSVGITPSIGLLGIDAAGLGVDGIAPVLSTPVSGGIAVGLKPGIIHIIPVNKKEYKGADPWVSINGFQVKIDGCLGESFIRSYAVLTRSTDVSDAIQAYYGTVKKV comes from the coding sequence GTGATCGTTGGTCGTCGCTTCGCCGCCGTGGCGGCGGGTCTGCTGTTGGTCTGGACCGCCCCGGTGGCGGGTGCGGATCCGGAGCCGGCGCCCGAGCCCGTCGACGCCGTGGCCGCGGCCGCCCCGGCCGATCCCGGAGCGGATCCGGCTGCGGTACCGGTGGATCCGGGCGCACCGCCGCCTGTCGACGAGGCCGTGATCGAGTCCGCGCCGCCCGCCACTTCGGAGTCGCCCGACGGCTGGACCCTCACCGTCGGTGCCAAGGACGAGACCCTGCGTGCGGTGCCCCCGTTGACCACCGCGCTGTCCTCGCGGAGCTACGAGGTCGCCGGGGTCTTCAACGGTTCGGCAACCGGACCTGGGGGCGAGGGGGAGCCCCCCGAAGGCGTGCTCGAGGTCGGCTACCACATCGGGTGCGGAATCGACATGAGCACGTCCAACGGCGTCACGCTGACCGGCAGCGTGGGCATCACGCCCTCGATCGGTCTGCTGGGCATCGACGCCGCGGGACTCGGGGTCGACGGGATCGCGCCGGTGCTGTCCACCCCGGTCAGCGGCGGCATTGCGGTCGGTCTCAAACCGGGGATCATCCACATCATTCCGGTGAACAAAAAGGAGTACAAAGGCGCCGACCCCTGGGTCTCCATCAACGGCTTCCAGGTCAAGATCGACGGCTGCCTCGGCGAATCGTTCATCCGCTCGTATGCGGTGCTGACCCGGTCGACGGATGTCTCCGACGCCATCCAGGCCTACTACGGCACGGTGAAAAAGGTCTGA